The window CCAGAATGGCGGGCATACGGTCGTATCGCTGCCGAACACTAGGCTGCCGCGAGGCGTCGCGACGCGAAAGCCGACCGCCGGCACCCCGTGCTTCGCCGGCAATGGGGTGAAGATCCGCTCGCCGAGCGCGCACGACTCCCCTTCTTCGAGCGGCTCGAAGCGCAGGAACGGCTTGGCTTGCGCAGGGACCCGCGTGAAGTCCGGCCACAGCACATCGTTGAACAGGTGGGTGCGCAGGATCGCTTCCGTCGCGCGCGTGCAATGCACGACGAGCGGCATGGCGCGCCGCGCGCCCACGGCGTCGACCATCAGCGGCAGGCACGCGATATGGTCGATGTGCGCATGCGTGATGAACACGTGATCGATGCGGGCGAGCGCGTCGATGTCGAGATCGGCGACGCCGGTGCCCGCGTCGATCAGAACGTCATCGTCGACGAGCAGCGCCGTCGTGCGATGCGCGTCGCCCCCTATCCCTCCGCTGCAGCCGAGCACGGTCAGTTTCATCATCGAGGCGCCTTGCATTCCATTCACTTGGTATCGAACTCGTAGACGCCGTCCCACGTCTCGAGGCTCATCCGCTCGCGCATCGTCGCGAGACGCTCGAGATAGAGCGCGTAGAGATCGCTTGCGGGCGCGGCGCTCGCCAGCACGAGCAACAACGCCTCGGCGGCGTCCCAGTCCCCGCTGCGATAGCGCCGCAGCGCCTCGTGCCAGCGCTCGAGCTCGGCAGCTTCGACGGCGGACATCTTGTCCGCTTCGG is drawn from Trinickia violacea and contains these coding sequences:
- a CDS encoding 3',5'-cyclic-nucleotide phosphodiesterase, translated to MMKLTVLGCSGGIGGDAHRTTALLVDDDVLIDAGTGVADLDIDALARIDHVFITHAHIDHIACLPLMVDAVGARRAMPLVVHCTRATEAILRTHLFNDVLWPDFTRVPAQAKPFLRFEPLEEGESCALGERIFTPLPAKHGVPAVGFRVATPRGSLVFGSDTTVCPPFWDAVARIPDLRYLIVETAFPDSQRKLAIQSEHLCPSLLASQLPSPPGAFRLLISHVKPGYVDETLQDLQRVAESHAPAILAKGDIYWI